The following proteins are encoded in a genomic region of Triticum dicoccoides isolate Atlit2015 ecotype Zavitan chromosome 1B, WEW_v2.0, whole genome shotgun sequence:
- the LOC119327759 gene encoding uncharacterized protein LOC119327759, with product MAPFRHNSLSTTSFDSSPLRPTRLTRRRWPSTATTTGRSQPPLMAVHKKHPKVHTIHEDKGEEPGGGSRKELSDLQFTFATIFSPAGLLFHHQGKDNKKGRGDSVLRLIFT from the exons ATGGCTCCCTTCCGGCACAACTCGCTGTCGACAACCTCCTTTGACAGCTCGCCTTTGAGGCCCACCAGACTCACACGACGACGCTGGCCGTCCACAGCCACCACCACAGGCCGTTCACAGCCACCACTCATGGCCGTTCACAAAAAACACCCCAAAGTGCATACCATACATGAGGACAAGGGTGAG GAGCCAGGAGGAGGCAGCAGGAAAGAGCTAAGCGATCTTCAGTTCACGTTTGCTACGATTTTCAGTCCAGCCGGCTTACTATTTCATCACCAGG GAAAAGATAACAAAAAGGGACGCGGCGATTCGGTGCTCAGGCTCATCTTCACCTGA